In Helicobacter pylori, a single genomic region encodes these proteins:
- a CDS encoding NgoBV family restriction endonuclease translates to MSTTRLYRDLKKIEWDKTQGKITFCLANISTTLKAKDTVGFVLQEWLKDFMLQVGYQFEEPKNSQSFPDFLLFNQELQIWEFLEIKAFQYEKNPAFDIANFESYCDRLLENPQILNTFYLIFAYKMQENGDILIKEIYLHKIYEIAGRSSYYPLKVQVKRGMIYNIRPNSAFKTNKAFAFQNTHEFIQAIHDTLKLYKGEEKALKWHKTLLEKCNTIFFG, encoded by the coding sequence ATAAGTACAACACGACTTTATAGAGATTTAAAAAAGATCGAATGGGATAAAACACAAGGAAAAATTACTTTTTGTTTGGCTAATATTTCTACTACTCTAAAAGCCAAAGATACAGTAGGGTTTGTTTTGCAAGAATGGCTTAAAGATTTTATGTTGCAGGTTGGCTATCAATTTGAAGAACCAAAAAATTCACAAAGTTTTCCTGATTTTTTATTGTTTAATCAAGAATTACAAATTTGGGAGTTTTTAGAAATCAAGGCTTTTCAATACGAAAAAAACCCTGCATTTGATATTGCAAATTTTGAGTCTTATTGTGATAGATTGTTAGAAAATCCACAAATTTTAAACACTTTTTACTTGATTTTTGCCTATAAGATGCAAGAAAATGGGGATATTCTAATTAAAGAAATTTATTTGCATAAAATTTATGAAATTGCAGGGCGTTCATCTTATTATCCTTTAAAAGTGCAAGTAAAAAGAGGAATGATTTATAATATACGCCCTAATAGTGCTTTTAAAACCAATAAGGCTTTTGCTTTTCAAAATACACATGAATTTATACAAGCTATTCATGACACTTTAAAACTTTATAAAGGGGAAGAAAAAGCTTTAAAGTGGCATAAAACTTTACTAGAAAAATGTAACACTATATTCTTTGGTTAA
- a CDS encoding TIGR00366 family protein: MFLLRHLTSACVFLASKCLPDSFVLVALLSFVVFVLVYCLTGQDASSVISSWGNGAWTLLGFSMQMALILVLGQALASAKLVQKLLKYLAFLPKGYYTALWLVTFLSLIANWINWGFGLVISAIFAKEIAKKVKGVDYRLLIASAYSGFVIWHGGLSGSIPLSVATQNENLSKISAGVIEKAIPISQTIFSAYNLIIIGIILVGLPFLMAVIHPKKEEIVEIDSKLLKDEYKEIELIDHQQDKTIAHFLENSALLSYLLVFLGFGYLGVYFFKGGGISLNIVNTIFLFLGILLHKTPLAYVKAIDRSARSVAGILLQFPFYAGIMGMMASHSVGGHSLAQMLSLAFTHIANEKTFALMTFLSAGVVNIFIPSGGGQWAIQAPIMLPAGQSLGVDPGVVSMAIAWGDAWTNMIQPFWALPALAIAGLGAKDIMGYCVLTLIFVGLVVCGVFYFLV; encoded by the coding sequence ATGTTTTTATTAAGGCATTTGACTTCAGCGTGCGTGTTTTTGGCGTCTAAATGTTTGCCGGACTCCTTTGTCTTGGTCGCTCTTTTATCGTTTGTCGTGTTTGTTCTTGTTTATTGCTTGACAGGGCAAGATGCTTCGTCTGTCATTTCTAGTTGGGGGAATGGCGCTTGGACGCTTTTAGGTTTTTCTATGCAAATGGCTCTTATCTTGGTGTTGGGTCAGGCTTTGGCTAGCGCTAAATTAGTCCAAAAACTTTTAAAATATCTAGCGTTTTTACCTAAAGGGTATTATACGGCTTTATGGTTGGTTACTTTTTTATCGTTAATCGCTAATTGGATCAACTGGGGGTTTGGCTTGGTGATTAGTGCGATTTTTGCAAAAGAGATCGCCAAAAAGGTTAAAGGGGTGGATTACAGGCTGCTTATTGCTAGCGCTTATTCGGGTTTTGTCATCTGGCATGGGGGTTTATCAGGCTCTATCCCTTTAAGCGTTGCCACCCAAAATGAAAATCTATCCAAAATAAGCGCTGGGGTGATTGAAAAAGCTATTCCTATCAGTCAGACGATTTTTTCTGCCTATAATTTAATCATTATAGGGATCATTCTTGTAGGGTTACCCTTTTTAATGGCAGTAATCCATCCTAAAAAAGAAGAAATTGTTGAGATTGATTCAAAGCTTTTAAAAGACGAATACAAAGAGATTGAACTCATTGACCACCAACAAGACAAAACGATCGCGCATTTTTTGGAAAACAGCGCTTTGCTTTCTTATCTTTTGGTTTTTTTGGGTTTTGGGTATCTGGGTGTTTATTTTTTTAAAGGGGGAGGGATTAGTTTAAACATTGTCAATACGATTTTCCTTTTTTTAGGGATTTTGCTGCATAAAACCCCTTTAGCTTATGTGAAAGCGATCGATCGTTCCGCTAGGAGCGTGGCTGGGATTTTATTGCAATTCCCTTTTTATGCTGGGATTATGGGGATGATGGCAAGCCATAGCGTGGGGGGTCATTCTTTAGCGCAAATGCTTTCTTTAGCCTTCACGCACATCGCTAATGAAAAAACTTTCGCGCTCATGACTTTTTTGAGCGCAGGGGTTGTCAATATTTTTATTCCATCAGGCGGAGGGCAATGGGCGATTCAAGCTCCTATCATGCTCCCAGCTGGCCAAAGCTTGGGGGTGGATCCGGGCGTGGTTTCTATGGCTATCGCTTGGGGAGACGCTTGGACGAACATGATACAGCCTTTTTGGGCTTTGCCCGCTTTAGCCATTGCAGGTTTGGGTGCTAAAGATATTATGGGTTATTGCGTTTTGACTTTAATTTTTGTAGGCTTAGTCGTGTGTGGGGTGTTTTATTTTTTAGTGTGA
- a CDS encoding acetone carboxylase subunit gamma yields the protein MVMSKYTQEQIKNLVEGNLDWNTVLKMLSMPKDHERFQMYLKVLQDKVDFDDKIVLPLGPHLFVVQDPQKKWVIKCSCGHAFCTPEENWKLHANIYVRDTAEKMEEVYPKLLASDTHWQVYREYICPDCGILLDVEAPTPWYPVIHDFEPDIEVFYKDWLGIQPPERR from the coding sequence ATGGTCATGTCAAAATACACACAAGAACAAATTAAAAATTTGGTAGAGGGGAACTTGGATTGGAACACTGTCTTAAAAATGCTTAGCATGCCTAAAGATCATGAAAGGTTCCAAATGTATTTGAAGGTGTTGCAAGATAAGGTAGATTTTGATGACAAAATCGTCTTACCCTTGGGGCCGCATTTGTTTGTGGTGCAAGATCCTCAAAAGAAGTGGGTGATTAAGTGTTCATGCGGCCATGCGTTTTGCACTCCAGAGGAGAATTGGAAATTGCATGCAAACATCTATGTGCGCGATACAGCAGAAAAAATGGAAGAGGTGTATCCTAAACTCTTAGCCAGTGATACTCACTGGCAAGTGTATCGGGAGTATATTTGCCCGGATTGCGGCATCCTTTTAGATGTTGAAGCCCCAACTCCTTGGTATCCTGTGATCCATGATTTTGAGCCTGATATAGAGGTGTTTTATAAAGATTGGCTAGGCATACAGCCCCCAGAAAGACGCTAA
- a CDS encoding CoA transferase subunit B has translation MREAIIKRAAKELKEGMYVNLGIGLPTLVANEVSGMNIVFQSENGLLGIGAYPLEGGVDADLINAGKETITVVPGASFFNSADSFAMIRGGHIDLAILGGMEVSQNGDLANWMIPKKLIKGMGGAMDLVHGAKKVIVIMEHCNKYGESKVKKECLLPLTGKGVVHQLITDLAVFEFSNNAMKLVELQEGVSLDQVREKTEAEFEVHL, from the coding sequence ATGAGAGAGGCTATCATTAAAAGAGCGGCAAAGGAATTAAAAGAGGGCATGTATGTGAATTTAGGGATAGGCTTGCCCACGCTGGTGGCTAATGAAGTGAGCGGGATGAATATCGTTTTCCAGAGCGAGAACGGGCTATTAGGGATTGGCGCTTACCCTTTAGAAGGGGGCGTTGATGCGGATCTCATCAATGCAGGAAAGGAAACCATAACCGTGGTGCCGGGCGCTTCGTTTTTCAATAGCGCGGATTCGTTTGCGATGATTCGTGGGGGGCATATTGATTTAGCGATTTTAGGAGGGATGGAAGTCTCACAAAATGGGGATTTGGCTAATTGGATGATCCCTAAAAAGCTCATAAAGGGCATGGGAGGGGCCATGGATTTGGTGCATGGCGCTAAAAAAGTGATTGTGATCATGGAGCATTGCAACAAATACGGGGAGTCTAAAGTGAAAAAAGAATGCTTATTGCCTTTAACGGGAAAAGGCGTGGTGCATCAATTGATAACGGATTTAGCGGTGTTTGAGTTTTCCAATAACGCCATGAAATTAGTGGAATTGCAAGAGGGGGTCAGCCTTGATCAAGTGAGAGAAAAAACAGAAGCTGAATTTGAAGTGCACTTATAG
- a CDS encoding hydantoinase/oxoprolinase family protein yields the protein MKDAKVQVMGIDAGGTMTDTFFVKENGSFVVGKAQSNPEDESLAIYNSSQDALSHWKSDVDKVYPELITCVYSGTAMLNRVVQRRGMEVGLICNKGFEQMHSMGRALQSYLGYALEERLHINTHKYDDPLIPLKRIRGVTERTDVKGQVVIPVREEEVKVAVKELLDAGAKAIVICLLQSHKNAESERIVRDIALKEIEKLGKNIPVFASVDYYPQRKESHRMNTTILEAYAAEPSRQTLSKVSNRFKEHGAKFDLRVMATHGGTISWKAKELARTIVSGPIGGVIGSKLLGETLGYDNIACSDIGGTSFDMALIVKSNFNIASDPDMARLVLSLPLVAMDSVGAGAGSFVRIDPHSRSVKLGPDSAGYRVGTCWKDSGLDTVSVTDCHIVLGYLNPDNFLGGLIKLDVDRAKKHIKEQIADPLGISVEDAAAGVIELLDLELKEYLRSNISAKGYSPSDFVCFSYGGAGPVHTYGYTEGLGFKDVVVPAWAAGFSAFGCACADFEYRYDKSVDIAIPQYSSDKSKVEACKIIQDAWDELTLKVIEEFKINGFSQKDVILRPGYRMQYMGQLNDLEITSPVSKAASVADWEEIVKEYEKTYARVYSESACSPELGFSVTGVIMRGVVATQKPVIPVEKEHGATPPKEAKIGVRKFYRHKKWVDADVWQMEKLLPGNEVVGPAIVESDATTFVIPKGFATKLDKHRLFHLKEIK from the coding sequence ATGAAAGACGCAAAAGTTCAGGTGATGGGTATTGATGCCGGTGGCACCATGACGGACACGTTTTTTGTGAAAGAAAATGGCAGTTTCGTAGTTGGTAAAGCCCAAAGCAACCCAGAAGATGAGAGCTTAGCTATTTATAATAGCTCGCAAGACGCTTTATCGCACTGGAAATCGGATGTGGATAAGGTTTATCCAGAGTTGATCACTTGCGTGTATTCAGGCACGGCGATGCTCAATCGGGTCGTCCAAAGGCGTGGGATGGAAGTGGGCCTAATTTGCAATAAGGGTTTTGAGCAAATGCATTCTATGGGCAGAGCGTTGCAATCCTACTTGGGGTATGCTCTAGAAGAAAGGTTGCATATCAACACGCACAAGTATGATGATCCGCTGATTCCTTTAAAAAGGATTAGAGGCGTTACAGAAAGAACCGATGTCAAGGGGCAAGTGGTTATCCCAGTGCGCGAAGAAGAGGTTAAAGTTGCTGTTAAGGAGCTTTTAGACGCAGGTGCAAAGGCCATTGTGATTTGCTTGTTGCAATCTCATAAAAACGCTGAAAGCGAGCGGATCGTTAGAGATATAGCGTTAAAAGAGATTGAAAAATTGGGTAAAAATATTCCCGTATTCGCTTCGGTGGATTACTACCCTCAAAGAAAAGAAAGCCACAGAATGAACACCACTATCTTAGAAGCTTATGCGGCTGAGCCAAGCAGACAAACTCTCTCTAAAGTCAGCAACCGCTTCAAAGAGCATGGCGCTAAATTTGATCTTCGTGTGATGGCAACGCATGGAGGCACCATTAGTTGGAAAGCTAAAGAGCTTGCCAGAACGATCGTGAGCGGTCCTATTGGAGGCGTGATTGGATCTAAATTGCTAGGCGAAACGCTTGGTTATGACAATATTGCATGCAGCGATATTGGTGGCACGAGCTTTGATATGGCGCTTATCGTTAAGAGCAATTTCAACATCGCTTCTGACCCTGATATGGCGCGCCTTGTTTTATCTCTACCGCTTGTGGCTATGGATTCTGTTGGTGCAGGTGCGGGGAGTTTTGTGCGCATTGATCCACACAGCCGATCTGTCAAACTAGGGCCTGACAGCGCGGGGTATAGGGTTGGCACTTGTTGGAAAGACAGCGGATTAGACACGGTTTCAGTAACCGATTGCCATATTGTTTTAGGCTATTTGAATCCGGATAATTTCTTAGGCGGTTTGATCAAATTAGATGTGGATAGGGCTAAAAAACACATTAAAGAACAAATCGCTGATCCGCTAGGCATTAGCGTAGAAGATGCGGCTGCGGGTGTGATTGAGTTGCTTGATTTGGAGCTTAAAGAATACTTGCGATCCAATATTAGCGCTAAAGGGTATAGCCCGTCTGATTTTGTGTGCTTTTCATATGGTGGTGCGGGGCCTGTGCATACCTATGGCTATACAGAAGGCTTAGGGTTTAAGGATGTGGTAGTGCCTGCGTGGGCGGCTGGATTTAGCGCTTTTGGTTGCGCTTGTGCTGATTTTGAATACAGATACGACAAGAGCGTGGATATTGCCATACCGCAGTATTCTTCAGACAAGTCAAAAGTAGAAGCATGCAAAATCATTCAAGACGCATGGGATGAATTGACCCTCAAAGTGATTGAAGAGTTCAAAATCAATGGATTTTCTCAAAAAGATGTGATCTTAAGACCTGGATACAGGATGCAGTATATGGGGCAATTGAATGATTTAGAGATCACTTCTCCTGTGTCAAAAGCTGCAAGCGTGGCTGATTGGGAAGAGATTGTCAAAGAATATGAAAAAACCTACGCTCGTGTTTATTCTGAATCAGCGTGTTCTCCAGAGCTTGGTTTTAGCGTGACCGGCGTGATCATGCGTGGTGTTGTGGCTACGCAAAAACCTGTGATTCCGGTTGAAAAAGAGCATGGCGCTACGCCCCCAAAAGAAGCCAAAATAGGCGTTAGAAAATTCTATCGGCATAAAAAATGGGTGGATGCAGATGTGTGGCAAATGGAAAAATTACTGCCTGGAAATGAAGTCGTAGGGCCTGCGATCGTGGAATCAGATGCGACCACTTTCGTGATACCCAAAGGCTTTGCGACAAAACTAGACAAACACCGATTGTTCCACTTGAAAGAAATTAAATAA
- a CDS encoding diacylglycerol kinase, translating to MSDFKVPPKAKGFKRLFKALFYSKDGLKCAWAEESAFRQIAILALFCIALASYLAKDFLEWGLLILPCFLSVVVELINSSIEKAVDFTGTEFHPLAKKAKDMASSAQLIGLIFWAFVWGRYLLTLYLK from the coding sequence ATGAGTGATTTCAAAGTCCCCCCCAAAGCTAAAGGGTTTAAACGCCTTTTTAAAGCCCTTTTTTATTCTAAAGACGGGCTTAAATGCGCGTGGGCTGAAGAGAGTGCGTTCAGGCAAATTGCCATCTTGGCTCTTTTTTGTATCGCTCTAGCGAGCTATCTAGCTAAAGATTTTTTAGAATGGGGGCTATTGATTTTGCCTTGTTTTTTATCGGTGGTGGTTGAACTCATCAATAGCTCTATTGAAAAGGCTGTGGATTTTACTGGCACCGAGTTCCACCCATTAGCCAAAAAGGCTAAAGACATGGCCAGTTCAGCCCAACTGATAGGGCTTATTTTTTGGGCTTTTGTTTGGGGGCGTTATCTTTTAACGCTTTATTTGAAGTAA
- a CDS encoding CoA transferase subunit A → MNKVITNLDKALSGLKDGDTILVGGFGLCGIPEYAIDYIYKKGIKDLVVVSNNCGVDDFGLGILLEKKQIKKIIASYVGENKIFESQMLNGEIEVVLTPQGTLAENLRAGGAGIPAYYTPTGVGTLIAQGKESREFNGKEYILERAITGDYGLIKAYKSDTLGNLVFRKTARNFNPLCAMASKICVAEVEEIVPAGELDPDEIHLPGIYVQHIYKGEKFEKRIEKTTTRSAK, encoded by the coding sequence ATGAATAAGGTTATAACTAATTTAGATAAAGCATTGAGCGGGTTAAAAGATGGGGACACTATTTTAGTGGGCGGTTTTGGGCTGTGCGGGATACCCGAATACGCCATTGATTACATTTATAAGAAAGGCATCAAGGATTTGGTTGTCGTGAGCAATAATTGCGGCGTTGATGACTTTGGGCTTGGCATTCTTTTAGAAAAAAAGCAGATCAAAAAGATTATCGCTTCGTATGTGGGAGAAAATAAGATTTTTGAATCGCAAATGCTGAACGGAGAGATTGAAGTCGTTTTGACACCGCAAGGCACGCTCGCTGAAAACTTGCGCGCTGGAGGGGCTGGGATACCCGCTTACTACACCCCAACCGGAGTTGGGACTTTGATCGCTCAAGGCAAGGAATCACGGGAATTTAACGGCAAGGAGTATATTTTAGAAAGAGCGATAACAGGCGATTATGGGCTTATTAAAGCCTATAAAAGCGATACTTTAGGGAATTTGGTGTTTAGAAAAACGGCTAGAAATTTCAACCCCTTGTGCGCGATGGCGTCAAAAATATGCGTCGCTGAAGTGGAAGAAATTGTCCCGGCCGGGGAATTAGACCCAGATGAAATACACTTGCCAGGAATCTATGTGCAGCACATCTATAAGGGCGAGAAATTTGAAAAACGGATAGAAAAAACCACCACAAGGAGCGCGAAATGA
- a CDS encoding acetone carboxylase subunit alpha, whose translation MANLLKNGKTLKQARDEILARTEKTGHYNGLKKLEFKERDPIGYEKMFSKLRGGIVHARETAKRIAASPIVEQEGELCFTLYNAVGDSVLTSTGIIIHVGTMGSAIKYMVENNWEDNPGINDKDIFTNNDCAIGNVHPCDIMTLVPIFHDEKLIGWVGGVTHVIDTGSVTPGSMSTGQVQRFGDGYMITCRKTGANDESFKDWLHESQRSVRTPKYWILDERTRIAGCHMIRDLVMEVIKEDGIDSYMRFIDEVIEEGRRGLISRIKSMTIPGKYRKVAFVDVPYAHKDIGVCSEFAKLDTIMHSPVEITINKDATWKLDFEGASRWGWHSFNCNQVSFTSGIWVMMTQTLIPTSRINDGAYFATQFRLKKGTWMNPDDRRTGHAYAWHFLVSGWSALWRGLSQAYYSRGYLEEVNSGNANTSNWLQGGGINQDGEIHAVNSFETSSCGTGACAIKDGLNHAAAIWNPEGDMGDVEIWEMAEPLLYLGRNVKANTGGYGKYRGGNGFETLRMVWGAHDWTMFFMGNGYMNSDWGMMGGYPAASGYRFEAHNTDLENRIKNNASLPLGGDFNPTDRDYEKHISHASQVKRDKQCITTENCFDNYDLYLNYIKGGPGFGDPIERDLNAILEDLNSKQLLPEYAYKVYGAVVSQNKDGIWVGDEAKTKARRKEILENRKARSIPVKEWMEQERNAILEKEASKQVKHMYATSFDLSPKFLSDFKTFWNLPKSWSMKEDELGVFTYGSKYRMDLSKLPDVRTVLLVDEK comes from the coding sequence ATGGCAAATTTATTGAAAAACGGCAAAACTTTAAAACAAGCTAGAGATGAAATCCTAGCCAGGACAGAAAAGACAGGGCATTATAATGGCCTTAAAAAACTAGAGTTTAAAGAAAGAGATCCGATCGGTTATGAGAAGATGTTCTCTAAATTAAGAGGCGGTATCGTGCATGCCAGAGAAACAGCTAAAAGGATTGCGGCAAGCCCTATTGTTGAGCAAGAGGGGGAATTGTGCTTCACGCTTTATAACGCTGTGGGCGATAGCGTGCTGACTTCTACGGGTATCATTATCCATGTAGGCACTATGGGATCAGCTATCAAATACATGGTAGAGAATAATTGGGAAGACAACCCAGGCATCAATGACAAGGATATTTTCACCAATAACGACTGCGCGATTGGGAATGTGCACCCATGCGATATTATGACTCTTGTGCCTATTTTCCACGATGAAAAATTGATTGGGTGGGTAGGCGGCGTTACGCATGTGATTGATACCGGTTCGGTTACTCCAGGATCAATGAGCACTGGACAGGTTCAAAGATTTGGGGATGGATACATGATCACTTGCCGCAAGACAGGAGCGAACGATGAAAGCTTTAAAGATTGGCTGCATGAATCTCAAAGATCGGTTCGCACGCCTAAATATTGGATTCTAGATGAAAGGACTAGGATTGCAGGATGCCATATGATTAGGGATTTAGTGATGGAAGTCATTAAAGAAGACGGCATTGATTCTTACATGCGATTCATTGATGAGGTGATTGAAGAGGGCAGAAGAGGCCTTATTTCTAGGATCAAATCCATGACCATACCAGGCAAGTATAGAAAGGTAGCGTTTGTGGATGTGCCTTATGCACATAAAGATATTGGCGTGTGCTCTGAATTTGCTAAGCTAGACACAATCATGCACTCTCCTGTGGAAATCACTATCAATAAAGACGCTACATGGAAATTAGATTTTGAAGGTGCGTCCAGGTGGGGATGGCACTCTTTTAATTGCAACCAAGTGTCTTTCACTAGCGGTATTTGGGTGATGATGACTCAAACGCTGATACCCACTTCTCGCATCAATGATGGCGCTTATTTCGCTACGCAGTTCAGACTCAAAAAAGGGACTTGGATGAATCCAGATGACAGGCGCACCGGGCATGCTTATGCGTGGCATTTCTTGGTATCAGGCTGGAGCGCTTTGTGGAGAGGCTTATCTCAAGCGTATTACAGCCGAGGGTATTTAGAAGAGGTCAATTCCGGAAACGCTAACACTTCCAATTGGTTGCAAGGCGGTGGTATCAACCAGGATGGAGAAATCCATGCAGTGAATAGCTTTGAGACGAGTTCTTGTGGGACTGGAGCTTGCGCGATAAAAGACGGCTTGAATCACGCAGCGGCTATTTGGAATCCAGAAGGCGATATGGGCGATGTTGAAATTTGGGAAATGGCAGAGCCTCTTCTTTATCTAGGCAGGAATGTCAAAGCCAATACCGGTGGGTATGGAAAATATCGAGGCGGTAACGGGTTTGAAACCTTAAGAATGGTGTGGGGTGCGCATGATTGGACCATGTTCTTTATGGGTAATGGCTATATGAATAGCGATTGGGGTATGATGGGGGGCTATCCAGCGGCCAGTGGTTATAGGTTTGAAGCGCACAACACCGATTTAGAAAACAGGATTAAAAATAACGCCAGCTTGCCTTTGGGAGGCGATTTTAACCCAACTGATAGAGATTATGAAAAGCACATTTCTCATGCATCTCAAGTTAAAAGGGATAAGCAATGCATCACCACCGAGAACTGCTTTGACAATTATGATTTGTATTTGAATTACATCAAAGGCGGTCCTGGATTTGGCGATCCGATTGAAAGGGATTTGAATGCGATTTTAGAAGATCTCAACAGCAAACAGCTATTGCCAGAATACGCTTACAAGGTTTATGGTGCGGTGGTGAGTCAAAATAAAGACGGCATTTGGGTCGGCGATGAAGCCAAAACGAAAGCCAGAAGAAAAGAAATTCTTGAAAACAGAAAGGCTAGATCCATCCCTGTAAAAGAATGGATGGAGCAAGAAAGAAACGCTATCCTTGAAAAAGAGGCTTCCAAACAGGTTAAGCACATGTATGCGACTAGCTTTGATCTCTCACCCAAGTTTTTAAGCGATTTTAAAACATTCTGGAACTTGCCAAAGAGCTGGAGCATGAAAGAAGATGAGCTTGGCGTATTCACCTATGGATCTAAATACAGGATGGATTTGAGCAAATTGCCTGATGTGCGCACAGTTCTGTTGGTTGATGAGAAATAA
- a CDS encoding acetyl-CoA C-acetyltransferase, translating into MNEVVVVAAKRSAVGSFLGSLKSVGAREMGVCVLKDALNASSLKPSDVDSVILGNVLGAGLGQNIARQIQLDAGIPNDKNAFSVNMVCGSSMKAIQLAHDSIMLGRDEVVVCGGVENMSKAPYLSFDMREGKRMGNANMIDSMIHDGLWDAFNDYHMGITADNVAQAYHISREEQDNFALQSQLKARAAINAKKFQEEITPIEIANKKGVVVFKEDEYPRDTTLESLAKLKPAFKKDGSVTAGNSSGINDGASVIILCSAKKAQTLGLKAMATIKGFGLGGCSPDIMGICPSIAIKNNLKNVKMNLNDINLFELNEAFAAQSIAVLKELELNPNIVNVNGGAIAIGHPIGASGARILVTLLHEMKRSGHGVGCASLCVGGGQGLSVVVEQK; encoded by the coding sequence ATGAATGAAGTGGTTGTAGTGGCGGCAAAACGAAGCGCTGTGGGGAGTTTTTTAGGCTCTCTAAAGAGCGTGGGCGCTAGAGAAATGGGTGTTTGCGTGCTTAAAGACGCTTTGAATGCGAGTTCTCTTAAGCCTAGCGATGTGGATTCCGTCATTTTAGGCAATGTTTTAGGCGCTGGTTTAGGTCAAAATATCGCCAGGCAGATCCAACTAGACGCTGGCATCCCTAATGACAAAAACGCTTTTAGCGTCAATATGGTTTGCGGATCGTCTATGAAAGCTATCCAGTTAGCGCATGACAGCATCATGCTTGGTCGCGATGAGGTGGTGGTGTGCGGTGGCGTGGAAAACATGAGCAAAGCACCCTATTTGTCGTTTGACATGCGAGAGGGGAAAAGAATGGGGAATGCGAACATGATAGACTCCATGATCCATGACGGATTGTGGGATGCGTTCAATGATTACCACATGGGGATCACCGCTGATAATGTCGCTCAAGCATACCACATCAGCCGAGAAGAACAAGATAATTTCGCACTCCAATCGCAACTCAAAGCAAGAGCCGCCATTAATGCAAAGAAATTCCAAGAAGAAATCACGCCCATTGAAATAGCGAATAAAAAAGGCGTGGTGGTTTTTAAAGAAGACGAATACCCTAGAGACACGACACTAGAATCCCTTGCAAAGCTCAAACCCGCTTTTAAAAAAGACGGATCGGTAACGGCAGGAAATTCATCAGGGATCAATGATGGCGCGAGTGTTATCATTTTATGCAGCGCTAAAAAAGCACAAACATTGGGGTTAAAAGCCATGGCCACTATCAAGGGGTTTGGTTTGGGTGGTTGCAGTCCGGATATAATGGGTATATGCCCTAGCATCGCTATTAAAAACAACCTTAAAAATGTCAAAATGAATCTCAACGACATCAATCTTTTTGAACTCAATGAAGCCTTCGCCGCGCAAAGTATCGCCGTGTTAAAAGAGCTTGAATTAAACCCCAATATCGTGAATGTGAATGGAGGCGCGATAGCCATTGGCCACCCTATTGGCGCGAGCGGCGCTAGGATATTGGTTACTCTCTTACACGAGATGAAGCGTAGCGGTCATGGCGTGGGTTGCGCGTCATTGTGTGTGGGCGGCGGACAAGGTCTTTCTGTGGTAGTTGAACAAAAATAA